In the Drosophila teissieri strain GT53w chromosome 3R, Prin_Dtei_1.1, whole genome shotgun sequence genome, CATGGAGGCGAAGGCCGCCTCCATTCGCAGCAGCGTCAGCAGGAGCCGCATGGGCAGCTATCAGTCGATGCGGGCGGTCAGCGCCTCCCTGGAGGACTCGCTGGGGTACTTGCCATAGACCAGGATGTGGGATCCGAAACTAGAAGCTGATTCTGATAAGATGTACATAGTTCGTAAGCCTATATTTAAAGAACATACTGTACTCCCTCGAACGGCTTATGTTTCCCAAGACGATTTTCATGATTACCATTTGCATGATCAATTATCTTGGGAAACGTAATCATATTTAGCTTTAAGTACTATAGGAAATTCAGTTAGACTTTAGTTCTAAGatcgtatccgtatccgtaacGAGGTGCAATATAATGACCAATCTTTTGGGCACAGAAATGTTCCAGTTATTTAAAGCAgtgcaatatttataaatactatttaaaataaaaacatatatactcAACAAAAAATCGTAGTTTCTGGAAATCGGGTTTACGTAAGTTGCGAATGATTTagcaattttcaatattttatatgtggCTATTGAGTCGGAAATGACTCGTATCTCAAATATAGTAAACAGTGATTTGGGGAAATTCACGGAAAATATAGAACTCATTGAGTCTATGCGATGTACAGTGAACTCTAGTCAGAGAAGACCTTTTATAGCTATTATTACGAGTCCTATACTATATTTGTTGTTAAATATTATGGTCAAATATAATAATCATGTGTGATAACTGACGCAACATAGATTGGAACCGTAAGGATCTTAAAATACCTATGATTTTTATAGGTGTTACAGACTTCACTGTAAGCTGACATGCTTACTTATTTGCATCGTCATTCTATTTTGACCAGGGGATGCGATCGCTGACTCCTAATCAGAACCGGAGGGTCAGGGTCAGGAGCAAGTCACAAAAGCGAAAGCCCGCCGGCGAGAACACGTTCCGTCGGGAACAGATGTTGAAGCTCTAGCCGTCATCCCGCCCATGGGTCATACGTCAAGTGGGCGGAACTGATAAGATTACGGACTGCTATGTGGCCTAAGTCGGCACTTTGTGGGAGCGCCAGCTGTTGGCTTCTGAATCCCCGGAAAGCCGACGTGGAACGTGATGGTGGAACGGCAAATTATTCACTTGCCATCCGCCGACCAGTGCTGACCACCAGAGATGACCACCTCCGCCGACAGTGTGTTCGTTGCCCGATCCGATGGCATCTCCGCCGAAGGAGTCCGGGATCAGTACGCCGATGGCAAGGCCGCCAAGGTGTGGGAAATCTTCATCGGAGACAAGAACTCGCGCACGGACAACTACAAGAACTTCCTGATCGACATGCTGCGCAATAAGGGATGCAAGCGTGTCCTGGACGTGGCCTGTGGAACGGGGTAAGATGCGAAACTATCCTCATCCTTAAGTGTTAAATCTTAGTCATCTAAACTATGGCATAGAAtcaatatatttaatcaatGAATTCTTTCAATAGCTCTTATTGCAAGCTTGTCCTCAGAATCTACTGTGTGCTCTAATCTACAATacttttctttcagtgtgGACTCCCTGATGCTTGTGGAAGAGGGCTTTGAAGTTGTGTCCGTGGATGCCTCTGATAAGATGTTGAAATACGCTCTCAAGGAGCGCTGGGCCCGACGAAAGGAAGCTGTCTTCGATAAGTGGGGTATGTTGCGTGAATATCCTTGATAATATCCTCAGCCCTTCAGTAACTTATCTACTTATCCTACAGTCATTGAGGAAGCCAACTGGTTGACTCTGTACGACGACATCCAGGAGCACATTCAGGATGGATTCGATGCCGTCATTTGCCTGGGCAACTCCTTTGCCCACTTGATGGACGGGTTCGGGGATCAGCGGGAGCACAAGCAGGCCATTGGCAACTTCGAGAAGTGCCTCAAGCCTGGAGGCGTCCTGCTCATTGATCATCGCAACTACGACAATATCCTGGAAACAGGAGCGACGCCTGCCAAGAGCATCTACTATAATGTAAGTACTACTCTTCATTTAATAACTAATCTCAATCTGATCCAATAAGCGTGAAGTTCATGCCTCCTATAGTGAGTTGAACAATTTCTAGCGAATCATCTCctcaattaaaaactattaaattcCACACTCGGTCAAAATAGCCCAATATTGTCGCATCATCGTGGCGATAAGAGCGGATGATCTTGTTTGTGAACCCCACATAACACATCGTAATCATCACTCGCCTTATCAGTTACACATCTTCCGATTCAATTAATCCAATAATCCAATGATGACTTGCGACTAATTGCAGACGAGTCACACGGCGGACATCAAGACATCCGTGCTCTTCTACTGCGGCAAGCCCTCACTGGTGTCCATGGACTACCTGATCGCTGGTAACAAGCTGACCAGCGAGTTCCGCCTGTCCTACTATCCCCACGAGCTGAAACGCTTCCAGGAGATTCTCGCCGAGATCTTCTCCGCCAAGGCCAAGCACCAGTTGTATGGTGACTTCAAGGAGATGAGCCAGGTGAAGAACCCCGCCTTCTACATCCACCTGATCGAGAAGCCACAGGTTTAGGTTTAAGTTTTTAG is a window encoding:
- the LOC122620788 gene encoding glycine N-methyltransferase, which encodes MTTSADSVFVARSDGISAEGVRDQYADGKAAKVWEIFIGDKNSRTDNYKNFLIDMLRNKGCKRVLDVACGTGVDSLMLVEEGFEVVSVDASDKMLKYALKERWARRKEAVFDKWVIEEANWLTLYDDIQEHIQDGFDAVICLGNSFAHLMDGFGDQREHKQAIGNFEKCLKPGGVLLIDHRNYDNILETGATPAKSIYYNTSHTADIKTSVLFYCGKPSLVSMDYLIAGNKLTSEFRLSYYPHELKRFQEILAEIFSAKAKHQLYGDFKEMSQVKNPAFYIHLIEKPQV